A DNA window from Pogona vitticeps strain Pit_001003342236 chromosome 2, PviZW2.1, whole genome shotgun sequence contains the following coding sequences:
- the LOC144587544 gene encoding uncharacterized protein LOC144587544, with protein MASEMQAGLPLLDVGVEKISSQTPQLVSFEEVAVYFMKGEWDLLDPGQRALYKEVMLENYRNVVLLAIPKPDLIFSLEEGDDPFIQDSEEQKRVGGCFGDAEDDDYFHKLSHVAWEDKEPEEQGDQRGAKNQMQNQSRKEREKISTSQVAESELKRHGTIQSGSQQYQVMGSGKRFSDGETFSDKRRPKGEKPCKCMLCGKSFILLSRLALHQRTHTGGKPYKSLDCRKGFSKKWVLRQHQRSHKGEKSYNCMECGKRFNEKWVLMWHQSVHTGQKPYKCMECEKSFRSKGNLRQHQRTHTGEKPYQCMECEKSFSSKGNLRQHQITHQISRLFAYQRVSKPEFPHLFSLPLLIAT; from the exons ATGGCATCAGAGATGCAGGCTGGATTGCCTCTTCTGGATGTTGGGGTGGAAAAGATAAGCTCACAGACTCCTCAG CTGGtgtcctttgaggaggtggctgtgtaTTTCATGAAGGGAGAATGGGACCTCCTGGATCCAGGACAAAGAGCTTTGTACAAGGAGGTCATGTTGGAGAACTACAGGAATGTGGTCCTGCTGG cCATTCCCAAACCAGACCTCATCTTCTCACTGGAAGAAGGAGATGATCCGTTTATCCAAGACTCTGAGGAGCAAAAGAGAGTGGGAGGTTGCTTTG GTGATGCGGAGGATGATGATTATTTCCACAAGCTGTCTCATGTTGCATGGGAAGACAAGGAACCAGAGGAACAAGGAGATCAAAGGGGAGCAAAAAATCAAATGCAAAACCAgtcaaggaaagaaagggaaaaaatctcCACCTCTCAAGTGGCAGAGAGTGAATTGAAGAGACATGGTACAATCCAGTCAGGATCACAACAATATCAAGTCATGGGCTCTGGAAAACGTTTCAGTGACGGTGAAACATTTTCCGATAAAAGAAGACCCAAAGGGGAGAAGCCATGTAAATGTATGTTATGTGGCAAGAGTTTCATTCTTCTTTCCAGACTtgctttacatcaaagaactcacacaggagggAAACCATATAAATCCCTGGACTGCAGAAAGGGCTTTAGTAAGAAATGGGTCCTTAGGCAACATCAGAGGAGTCACAAAGGGGAGAAGTCATATAACTGCATGGAGTGTGGGAAGCGCTTCAATGAGAAATGGGTTCTTATGTGGCATCAAAGTGTTCACACAGGACAGAagccgtataaatgcatggaatgtgaaaaaagcttTCGTAGCAAAGGTAACCTTAGGCAGCATCaacgaactcacacaggggagaaaccatatcaatgcatggagTGTGAAAAAAGCTTTAGTAGCAAAGGCAACCTTAGGCAGCATCAAATAACCCATCAAATAAGccgcctcttcgcctaccaacgggtTAGCAAACCTgaatttccccaccttttttctctgcctcttttgatcgcaactTGA
- the LOC110091470 gene encoding uncharacterized protein LOC110091470, with protein MASEMQAGLPLLDVGVEKISSQTPQLVSFEEVAVYFMKGEWDLLDPGQRALYKEVMLENYRNVVLLAIPKPDLIFSLEEGDDPFIQDSEEQKRVGGCFGDAEDDDYFHKLSHVAWEDKEPEEQGDQRGAKNQMQNQSRKEREKISTSQVAESELKRHGTIQSGSQQYQVMGSGKRFSDGETFSDKRRPKGEKPCKCMLCGKSFILLSRLALHQRTHTGGKPYKSLDCRKGFSKKWVLRQHQRSHKGEKSYNCMECGKRFNEKWVLMWHQSVHTGQKPYKCMECEKSFRSKGNLRQHQRTHTGEKPYQCMECEKSFSSKGNLRQHQITHTGEKLYKCTECGKSFSQKGNLRLHQSTHTGQKPFKCMDCGKSFSHKMGLQQHQRTHTGEKPFTCTECGKSFRQKAHLRIHQRNHTGEKPYKCMECGKSFSQKGVLTLHQIIHTGETLYKCIECGKSFSHTGALRQHQSVHTGEKPYKCMECEKSFSSKGNLWQHQRIHTGEKPYKCVVCEKSFSSKGNLRKHQCIHTGEKPYKCTKCGKSFSQNGTLRLHQSIHTGQKPFKCVDCGKSFSHKMGLSQHQRTHTGEKPYTCIECGKNFSHKQTLMQHHRIHTGEKPFKCLECKKSFSRKDDLSRHQKTHTGEKPFKCLECGKSFIQKGSLILHQSTHTGQKPFKCMNCDKSFRHKRALEQHQSVHTGKKPYKCMECEKSFSRNGDLRRHQKTHTGEKPYKCMECGKNFSLSSILIKHQRTHTGENLYKCMDCGKSFSDSGTLTAHQRTHISEKPFKCMDFGNDFILKMDHQSVHTQEKPYTCMECGKSFCQNWQLRMHHGYHTGEKPYHCVECEQSFSRKWDLRRHQRTHTGEKPYKCMECGKSFHQKWDLRRHRIIHTGEKPYKCIECAKSFSQKGTLKLHQSTHTGQKPFKCMDCGRRFHHKRALEHHQSVHTGEKPYKCMECEKSYSRKGDLRRHEKTHTEKSCINAQSLERTAV; from the exons ATGGCATCAGAGATGCAGGCTGGATTGCCTCTTCTGGATGTTGGGGTGGAAAAGATAAGCTCACAGACTCCTCAG CTGGtgtcctttgaggaggtggctgtgtaTTTCATGAAGGGAGAATGGGACCTCCTGGATCCAGGACAAAGAGCTTTGTACAAGGAGGTCATGTTGGAGAACTACAGGAATGTGGTCCTGCTGG cCATTCCCAAACCAGACCTCATCTTCTCACTGGAAGAAGGAGATGATCCGTTTATCCAAGACTCTGAGGAGCAAAAGAGAGTGGGAGGTTGCTTTG GTGATGCGGAGGATGATGATTATTTCCACAAGCTGTCTCATGTTGCATGGGAAGACAAGGAACCAGAGGAACAAGGAGATCAAAGGGGAGCAAAAAATCAAATGCAAAACCAgtcaaggaaagaaagggaaaaaatctcCACCTCTCAAGTGGCAGAGAGTGAATTGAAGAGACATGGTACAATCCAGTCAGGATCACAACAATATCAAGTCATGGGCTCTGGAAAACGTTTCAGTGACGGTGAAACATTTTCCGATAAAAGAAGACCCAAAGGGGAGAAGCCATGTAAATGTATGTTATGTGGCAAGAGTTTCATTCTTCTTTCCAGACTtgctttacatcaaagaactcacacaggagggAAACCATATAAATCCCTGGACTGCAGAAAGGGCTTTAGTAAGAAATGGGTCCTTAGGCAACATCAGAGGAGTCACAAAGGGGAGAAGTCATATAACTGCATGGAGTGTGGGAAGCGCTTCAATGAGAAATGGGTTCTTATGTGGCATCAAAGTGTTCACACAGGACAGAagccgtataaatgcatggaatgtgaaaaaagcttTCGTAGCAAAGGTAACCTTAGGCAGCATCaacgaactcacacaggggagaaaccatatcaatgcatggagTGTGAAAAAAGCTTTAGTAGCAAAGGCAACCTTAGGCAGCATCAAATaacccacacaggggaaaaactaTATAAATGTacagagtgtggaaagagcttcagtcagaaagggAATCTTAGGCTGCATCAAAGTACTCACACAGGGCAGAAGCCTTTTAAATGTATggattgtggaaagagcttcagtcacaaaaTGGGCCTGCAGcagcatcaaagaactcacacaggggagaaaccttttacatgcacagaatgtgggaaaagcttccgtCAGAAAGCACATCTTAGGATTCATCAGAGGaatcacacgggagagaaaccatataaatgcatggagtgtggaaaaagtttcagTCAGAAAGGGGTCCTTACTTTGCATCAAATTATTCACACAGGTGAGACATTGTATAAGTGcatagagtgtggaaagagcttcagtcatacaGGAGCCCTCAGGCAACATCAAagtgttcacacaggagagaagccatataaatgcatggagtgtgaaAAAAGCTTTAGTAGCAAAGGAAACCTTTGGCAGcaccaaagaattcacacaggggagaaaccttataaatgtgtGGTGTGTGAGAAAAGCTTTAGTAGCAAAGGGAACCTTAGGAAACATCAATGTATTCACACAggcgagaaaccatataaatgtacaaaatgtggaaagagcttcagtcagaatggaACACTTAGGCTGCATCAAAGTATACATACAGGGCAGAAGCCTTTTAAATGTGTggattgtggaaagagcttcagtcacaaaaTGGGCCTTTCGcagcatcaaagaactcacacaggggagaaaccctatacaTGCATAgagtgtggaaagaacttcagtcacaAACAGACCCTTATGCAGCATCataggatccacacaggggagaaaccatttaaatgcctggagtgtaAAAAAAGCTTCAGTAGGAAAGATGACCTTAGTCGGCATCAAAAAacacatacaggggagaaaccatttaaatgtttAGAATGTGGTAAGAGCTTCATTCAGAAAGGGAGTCTTATACTGCATCAAAGTACTCACACAGGGCAGAAGCCTTTTAAATGCATGAATTGTGATAAGAGCTTCCGTCACAAAAGGGCCCTCGAGCAGCATCAAAGTGTTCACACAGgaaagaaaccatataaatgcatggagtgtgaaAAAAGCTTTAGTAGGAATGGGGACCTTAGGCGGCatcaaaaaacccacacaggggaaaagccatataaatgcatggagtgtgggaagaACTTCAGTCTGAGCTCTATTCTTATTaagcatcaaagaactcacacaggggagaatctgtacaaatgcatggattgtggaaaaagcttcagtgatAGTGGTACCCTTACtgcccatcaaagaactcatatcAGTGAGAAGCCTTTTAAATGCATGGATTTTGGAAATGACTTTATTCTCAAAATGGACCATCAAAGTGTTCACACCCAGGAGAAACCATATAcgtgcatggagtgtggaaagagcttctgtcAGAATTGGCAACTTAGGATGCATCACGGAtatcatacaggggagaaaccgtatcaTTGTGTGGAATGTGAACAAAGCTTTAGTAGGAAATGGGACCTTAGGaggcatcaaagaactcacacaggggagaaaccgtataaatgtatggaatgtggaaagagctttcatCAGAAATGGGATCTTAGGCGACATCGAAttattcacacaggggagaagccatataaatgtatagaatgtgccaagagcttcagtcagaaagggACACTTAAGTTGCATCAAAGTACTCACACTGGGCAAAAGCCTTTTAAATGCATGGATTGTGGAAGGAGGTTTCATCACAAAAGGGCCCTGGAGCATCATCAAAGtgttcacacaggggagaaaccatataaatgcatggagtgtgaaAAAAGCTATAGTAGAAAAGGGGACCTTAGGCGGCATGAAAAAACTCACACAGAAAAAAGCTGTATAAATGCACAAAGTCTGGAAAGAACTGCAGTCTGA